In Erpetoichthys calabaricus chromosome 4, fErpCal1.3, whole genome shotgun sequence, one genomic interval encodes:
- the LOC114641326 gene encoding olfactory receptor 1-like: protein MALLLFDTSPVPYGACLVQMFLVFHLELVESLLFALMACDRYIAVIYPFRYPQLVTGRTVLAGILLCNVISGIAMTVYMIFVTELSFCRTNVLPYCFCDYVTMVQVSCTANAKYLSLLVTTAITFGVGTLTIIFFSYTKIAHAALKISSAEGKKKVFNVLVTHLLVVLLFYLPLMTDFILTGIGVKLSAEAYNTLEIVATIVPPMMNPIIYSFRNKEIKNVIKKIFMRKRTIPEINNRM from the coding sequence ATGGCTCTTCTTCTGTTTGACACGTCTCCTGTGCCGTATGGTGCCTGCTTGGTTCAGATGTTCCTGGTCTTTCATCTTGAGTTGGTAGAATCCCTTCTCTTCGCTCTTATGGCGTGTGACCGCTATATCGCTGTTATTTACCCGTTCAGATACCCTCAGCTTGTTACAGGAAGAACTGTGTTGGCAGGCATTTTACTATGTAACGTTATCTCAGGCATAGCAATGACAGTGTACATGATATTTGTCACCGAACTTTCCTTCTGTCGCACTAATGTCCTACCTTATTGCTTCTGTGACTATGTCACCATGGTTCAAGTTTCTTGCACTGCAAATGCTAAATACTTAAGTCTTCTAGTAACTACGGCCATCACATTTGGCGTTGGAACTTTGACTATAATCTTCTTTTCCTACACCAAGATCGCTCATGCAGCACTTAAGATTTCATCAGCTGAAGGGAAGAAGAAGGTCTTCAATGTGCTCGTCACACACCTCCTCGTGGTGTTACTGTTTTACTTGCCACTGATGactgattttattttaactgGAATTGGAGTAAAACTGTCAGCCGAAGCCTACAACACTTTGGAGATTGTCGCGACTATCGTCCCCCCGATGATGAATCCCATCATATACAGCTTCAGgaataaggaaataaaaaatgtgattaagAAAATTTTCATGAGGAAAAGAACAATTCCGGAAATCAACAACCGTATGTGA